Proteins from a single region of Aureibacter tunicatorum:
- a CDS encoding ABC transporter ATP-binding protein, with amino-acid sequence MNTYLRILSFARPLRNFAPKYFIYSIFYSFFSVFRLVLLIPVLNILFNTVQNNNIVKEKPEFEIGTRYFEDLFNFYLHHYIDTYGKFSALIFVCAVVFIAVLMASLFRYLSDVILQTLAANLYLNLRATIFNKINSLHIGFIKNGQKGDLMSRMNNDLGEIGSSIISSMTVIFREPIMIVAYFIGLFYISTNLTLMAILVLPLSGGMIASIAKRLKKQAKDSQETAGRITVIMDETLTGMRVIKAFNANKYIINKFNKETTRLRDLMVGLARRKELASPISEFMGVAIILGIVLYGGNLILDNNSPLDGATFISFIALFSQVLTPAKNISKSLTNIQRGLAAGERIFEIIDTESDIKEKSNAVSLNNFEESIEFKKVSFGYNEELVLKNIDLKIPKGKSVALVGASGSGKSTLADLVPRFYDTLSGELAIDGLPINDYTLESLRKHMGIVTQDSILFNDTIFNNIAFGVENPNPEDVKRAAKIANAHEFISETENGYDSMVGEGGSKLSGGQRQRISIARAVFKNPDILILDEATSALDSKSEKLVQDALNKLMQNRTSIVIAHRLSTIQHVDEILVMDRGEIKERGKHEELIQKDGIYKKLIEMQSL; translated from the coding sequence ATGAACACATACTTGAGAATACTCTCATTTGCGCGACCACTTAGAAACTTCGCACCAAAGTACTTTATATATTCAATATTTTACTCTTTCTTCAGCGTTTTCAGACTCGTATTATTGATTCCGGTTTTGAATATACTTTTCAACACTGTTCAAAATAATAATATAGTAAAAGAAAAACCTGAATTCGAAATTGGAACACGCTATTTTGAAGACCTTTTCAACTTTTATTTGCATCACTATATCGATACCTATGGCAAGTTTTCCGCATTGATTTTTGTCTGCGCTGTCGTTTTTATCGCAGTGCTCATGGCTTCCCTATTCCGATATTTATCAGATGTAATACTTCAAACCCTTGCTGCTAATTTATATTTAAATCTTAGGGCAACTATCTTTAATAAAATCAACTCATTGCACATTGGCTTCATAAAAAATGGGCAAAAAGGAGACCTTATGTCCAGGATGAATAATGACTTGGGAGAAATAGGCTCATCAATCATCAGTTCCATGACTGTTATCTTCAGAGAACCCATTATGATTGTAGCTTATTTTATTGGGTTATTCTATATTTCAACAAATTTAACCCTAATGGCCATTCTTGTTTTGCCTCTATCAGGCGGTATGATTGCAAGCATTGCCAAAAGATTAAAGAAGCAAGCTAAAGACAGTCAAGAAACAGCTGGCAGGATCACGGTCATCATGGATGAAACCTTGACTGGCATGCGTGTTATCAAAGCATTCAATGCCAATAAGTATATCATCAATAAATTCAACAAAGAAACAACTAGGCTAAGAGACCTAATGGTTGGATTGGCTCGCAGAAAAGAATTGGCTAGCCCAATTTCAGAATTCATGGGTGTTGCAATCATTTTAGGCATTGTTCTTTATGGTGGCAACTTGATTCTTGACAACAATTCTCCTCTTGATGGAGCGACATTCATATCATTTATAGCATTATTCTCCCAAGTATTGACTCCCGCAAAAAACATTTCAAAATCACTTACCAACATCCAAAGAGGTTTGGCTGCGGGTGAGAGAATTTTTGAAATCATAGACACTGAATCTGATATCAAAGAAAAATCAAATGCCGTTTCTCTAAATAATTTTGAAGAAAGCATCGAATTCAAAAAAGTATCATTTGGCTACAACGAAGAGCTCGTTCTGAAAAATATTGACTTAAAAATTCCAAAAGGAAAAAGTGTCGCATTAGTTGGAGCTTCAGGCAGTGGAAAATCCACTCTAGCGGACTTGGTCCCTCGCTTTTACGACACCCTATCAGGCGAATTAGCAATAGATGGATTACCAATCAATGATTATACTTTAGAATCATTAAGAAAACACATGGGAATCGTAACTCAAGATTCTATTCTTTTTAATGACACAATATTTAACAACATTGCGTTTGGCGTTGAAAACCCTAATCCAGAAGATGTTAAAAGAGCAGCAAAAATCGCAAATGCCCATGAGTTCATAAGCGAAACAGAAAACGGTTATGACTCTATGGTCGGTGAAGGAGGCTCGAAGCTCTCAGGTGGCCAAAGGCAAAGAATTAGCATTGCGCGAGCGGTATTCAAAAACCCTGACATTCTAATACTGGACGAAGCAACCTCAGCGCTTGACTCAAAATCAGAAAAACTTGTTCAAGATG
- the ndk gene encoding nucleoside-diphosphate kinase: MKGNITFTILKPDAVKNQNIGNILADINAGGFRIVGMKYTRLRREEAEAFYGIHRERPFFKDLVDFMTSGPIVVAVLEKENAVEEFRTLIGNTDPQKADEGTIRAKYAKSIDANAVHGSDSDENARLESSFFFAQSELFTEEGGVQISYPQQVEAI, translated from the coding sequence ATGAAAGGTAATATAACATTTACAATACTTAAGCCTGATGCTGTTAAGAATCAAAACATTGGTAATATTTTAGCTGATATCAATGCTGGAGGTTTTCGTATTGTTGGGATGAAATACACAAGATTAAGAAGAGAAGAAGCGGAAGCATTCTACGGGATTCATAGAGAAAGACCATTCTTCAAAGATTTGGTAGACTTTATGACTTCAGGACCGATCGTTGTTGCTGTATTGGAAAAAGAAAATGCAGTGGAGGAGTTCAGAACTTTGATTGGAAACACCGATCCGCAAAAAGCTGACGAGGGAACTATCAGAGCAAAATACGCTAAGTCGATTGACGCTAATGCAGTTCACGGATCTGATAGCGATGAGAATGCAAGATTGGAAAGTTCATTCTTCTTCGCTCAAAGCGAATTGTTCACAGAGGAAGGTGGCGTGCAGATTTCTTACCCTCAGCAAGTAGAAGCGATATAA
- a CDS encoding sodium:alanine symporter family protein, producing the protein MQNLNQLLSTLDGYIGGSDWFVYLLLGTGLFFTIYLKFPQLRYFRHALNILRGKYDKKDDEGDTSHFQALATALSGTVGTGNIAGVAYAIHLGGPAAIFWMIVTAFLGMTTKFVEVTLSHKYREKAEDGSMSGGPMYYMKNKLNMKWLAILFSIFTIISAFGTGSLPQSNSIASSINATFNIDPKLTGGFLAILLGLVIIGGIKRIAKVTEKLVPAMAFIYLIGALSVIFYNAENIVPSFISIFADVFTGSAAAGGFLGATISFAFNRGVNRGLFSNEAGQGSAPIAHASAKAHEPVSEGIVAILEPFIDTIIICTITGLTLLSSGVWNEKFENQFQTSDLNFLSVNYSDEKEQDRENLFQMLSGEKEMPLFSGILQVNNGKITNKNISALHARSLAEEIKIQINESPFTGILNVKDGKISDKIEQLSVSGKSLLHSSPLTAKAFTKGFFGESGKFIVSIGLLLFAFSTAISWSYYGSRAMTFLFGSKSIIYFNILYVAGFFIASFADTTIIWTFAGIAIAFMTLPNLIGILLLRKDMKDTVSVYWKDFEKEYGTKKLEETEQNA; encoded by the coding sequence ATGCAAAACCTCAATCAACTTCTTTCAACTCTAGACGGGTATATTGGCGGCTCAGACTGGTTTGTTTACTTGCTGTTAGGCACTGGTCTTTTCTTCACAATTTACCTTAAATTCCCCCAACTTCGTTATTTTAGGCATGCCCTAAATATACTACGAGGCAAATATGACAAAAAAGACGACGAAGGCGACACTTCTCATTTTCAGGCTTTGGCTACCGCTCTGTCCGGGACAGTCGGCACTGGAAATATCGCGGGTGTAGCCTATGCGATACACCTTGGAGGTCCAGCAGCTATCTTTTGGATGATCGTCACTGCCTTTTTGGGTATGACGACTAAATTTGTCGAAGTTACTTTATCTCATAAATATCGTGAAAAAGCTGAAGACGGCTCCATGTCTGGAGGACCAATGTATTACATGAAAAATAAATTGAACATGAAATGGCTCGCTATTTTGTTTTCAATTTTCACGATCATTTCCGCTTTTGGAACAGGAAGCCTTCCTCAAAGCAATAGTATCGCATCCTCCATCAATGCCACATTCAATATCGACCCTAAATTAACCGGAGGCTTCCTAGCTATATTATTAGGGTTGGTTATCATCGGCGGAATCAAAAGAATCGCAAAAGTAACCGAAAAACTTGTTCCTGCGATGGCTTTCATTTACCTGATAGGAGCTCTTTCTGTTATTTTTTACAATGCTGAAAACATAGTGCCGTCTTTTATATCCATATTCGCAGATGTATTCACAGGCTCTGCCGCTGCAGGAGGATTCTTAGGAGCGACAATTTCTTTTGCTTTCAACAGAGGAGTAAACAGAGGTTTATTCTCAAATGAAGCGGGTCAAGGTTCCGCTCCAATAGCCCACGCATCCGCAAAAGCTCACGAACCTGTATCTGAGGGTATCGTTGCGATCTTAGAGCCATTTATCGATACGATAATCATATGTACGATTACAGGTTTGACTTTGCTATCATCAGGTGTTTGGAATGAAAAATTCGAAAATCAATTTCAAACGTCCGACCTTAATTTTCTCTCCGTAAATTATTCAGATGAAAAAGAACAAGACAGAGAAAATCTCTTTCAAATGCTTTCGGGAGAAAAAGAAATGCCTTTGTTCTCAGGTATTTTACAAGTCAACAACGGTAAAATCACCAATAAGAACATTTCAGCCTTACATGCAAGATCGCTGGCCGAAGAAATTAAAATTCAGATCAATGAATCTCCGTTTACAGGAATCTTAAATGTAAAAGACGGAAAAATATCCGACAAGATAGAACAGCTTTCAGTAAGCGGAAAATCATTACTGCATAGCTCACCTTTAACAGCTAAAGCCTTCACCAAAGGATTCTTTGGCGAATCCGGCAAATTCATTGTTTCTATAGGCCTTTTACTTTTCGCTTTTTCGACTGCGATTTCTTGGTCTTATTATGGGAGCCGAGCAATGACATTCCTCTTTGGTTCAAAATCCATTATTTATTTCAATATTCTTTATGTCGCTGGCTTTTTCATCGCTTCATTCGCAGACACAACTATTATCTGGACATTCGCAGGCATTGCTATTGCCTTCATGACCTTGCCCAATCTAATTGGTATACTGTTGCTTAGAAAAGACATGAAAGACACTGTGTCAGTTTACTGGAAAGATTTTGAAAAAGAATACGGTACAAAAAAACTGGAAGAAACAGAGCAAAATGCATAA
- the trpS gene encoding tryptophan--tRNA ligase, which yields MARVLTGIQSSGRPHLGNLLGAILPAIELSEKEGNDCLFFIADLHSLTTIKDGDVRKENVDAVAAAWLAFGFDTENNIFYRQSKIPEICELAWYLNCFTPYPMLANAHSFKDKSDRLSDVNAGLFTYPVLMTADIIMFDAEEIPVGRDQMQHVEMARDIAGSINNKFEQEVFVLPSSKIQEDVKIIPGTDGSKMSKSYGNIIDIFLPKKQLKKQVMSIVTDSTPLEEPKDPETCNVFSLYKLLANAEQVEEMRKNYVAGGFGYGHAKTALLELILEKYKEPREKFDFYMENREELYKKLEVGEEKARKIASTTISRVRKVLGF from the coding sequence ATGGCTAGAGTCTTAACAGGAATTCAAAGTTCGGGTCGTCCTCATTTGGGGAATTTGCTAGGAGCGATTTTGCCGGCGATAGAACTTTCCGAGAAAGAAGGCAATGATTGTTTGTTTTTTATTGCCGATCTGCATTCTTTGACAACTATCAAAGACGGTGATGTAAGAAAAGAAAATGTCGACGCAGTGGCGGCAGCTTGGCTTGCCTTCGGTTTTGATACGGAGAATAATATTTTCTACAGACAATCAAAAATTCCTGAAATATGCGAATTGGCTTGGTATCTAAATTGTTTCACGCCATACCCTATGCTGGCAAATGCTCATTCTTTCAAGGATAAATCTGATAGGCTGTCTGATGTTAATGCGGGACTTTTTACATATCCAGTCTTAATGACAGCTGATATTATCATGTTTGATGCTGAGGAGATCCCTGTTGGACGAGATCAAATGCAGCATGTGGAGATGGCTCGAGATATTGCTGGTTCAATTAACAACAAGTTTGAGCAAGAGGTGTTCGTTTTGCCATCAAGCAAGATTCAGGAAGATGTAAAAATCATTCCGGGAACAGATGGCTCAAAAATGAGTAAGTCATATGGTAATATTATAGATATATTCTTGCCCAAGAAGCAACTGAAAAAGCAGGTGATGTCAATTGTCACTGATTCCACGCCATTAGAGGAGCCTAAAGATCCAGAAACGTGCAATGTTTTTTCTTTATATAAACTTTTGGCGAATGCCGAGCAGGTGGAAGAAATGAGAAAGAACTATGTTGCTGGAGGCTTTGGTTATGGTCATGCGAAGACGGCTTTGTTGGAATTAATACTTGAGAAATATAAAGAGCCTAGGGAGAAGTTTGACTTCTATATGGAGAATAGAGAAGAACTTTACAAAAAGTTGGAAGTTGGAGAGGAAAAAGCAAGAAAAATTGCTTCAACGACAATCAGTAGAGTGAGAAAAGTTTTAGGCTTTTAG
- a CDS encoding DsbA family protein → MKLIFGVLVKCISVLAIMLATQKVYGVKGEEIMGKEKLIYVMDPQCGWCYGNAENIKELESRLDGKYELQLMLGGMWLGNNAPRGGEGLNQFIKQHSPRMESVTGAYVSEKFYELTSDSSYVFSSLEPSAAILAVMKIAPEKTLEFTGKVQKAMFADGLRLDQEVVYLNILQELSIDEGEFRELWLSEGNIENLNEMFQHSGSMVSGFPTLIKYSNGVYTDVASGYFDLKKIVRILGL, encoded by the coding sequence ATGAAATTGATTTTTGGAGTTTTAGTCAAATGCATAAGTGTGTTAGCGATTATGTTGGCCACTCAAAAGGTTTATGGAGTTAAAGGTGAAGAGATAATGGGAAAGGAAAAGTTGATTTATGTAATGGATCCGCAATGCGGCTGGTGTTATGGTAATGCTGAAAATATAAAGGAGCTTGAGAGCAGACTTGATGGAAAGTATGAGTTGCAATTAATGCTTGGCGGGATGTGGTTGGGAAATAACGCGCCTCGAGGAGGAGAAGGCTTGAATCAATTTATTAAGCAACATTCTCCACGAATGGAATCGGTTACTGGGGCTTATGTCTCTGAAAAGTTTTATGAGCTTACATCTGATTCAAGTTATGTGTTTAGTAGTTTAGAGCCTTCAGCGGCGATATTGGCTGTGATGAAAATCGCTCCTGAGAAGACGTTAGAATTTACAGGAAAGGTTCAGAAAGCGATGTTTGCTGATGGCTTAAGGCTAGATCAAGAAGTTGTGTATTTGAATATTTTGCAGGAGCTTTCTATTGATGAAGGAGAATTTCGTGAACTCTGGTTGTCCGAAGGTAATATTGAAAACCTGAATGAGATGTTCCAGCATAGTGGAAGCATGGTTTCGGGCTTTCCAACTTTGATAAAATATTCAAATGGAGTTTATACGGATGTGGCTTCCGGTTATTTTGATTTGAAAAAAATAGTTAGAATTTTAGGTTTGTAA
- a CDS encoding sensor histidine kinase, translated as MKRLKEFDSVPASLLFMNSEGQIEEINAHALSLFHQEETDIVGHSINNIFGFNEKYSIIRFLEEVHDELVLRKEKVHTVELTGLRKGEKALSCNVHISLFESDRSDAGIPLFVLSVEDVTALRISNEKLKRYTYELERSNIALEEFAYISSHDLQEPLRKIQAFGDRLLQRHATHLTDQGKDYLARMLNAASRMRKLINGLLSYSRVANQQNNFQLVDLNSVIREVFSDLEVLVEQNHAKINTKNLPKIEGDPTLLRQLFQNLIANAIKFKKSDQEPVVSIEGFDITDPKANLKHQSVSAKNFVVILVEDNGIGFNTLYQDKIFQLFQRLEGNKHEGSGIGLAICRKIAQIHGGDIEVESQEGKGTIFKVILSLSQLESK; from the coding sequence TTGAAAAGATTAAAAGAATTCGATTCTGTTCCGGCCAGTTTGCTTTTTATGAATTCTGAGGGGCAAATTGAGGAAATAAATGCGCATGCTCTTTCTTTGTTTCACCAAGAAGAAACAGATATTGTAGGACATTCGATTAACAATATATTTGGATTTAATGAAAAATACTCAATTATACGTTTTCTTGAAGAGGTTCACGATGAGCTTGTATTAAGAAAAGAAAAAGTACATACCGTTGAATTGACAGGTTTGAGAAAAGGAGAGAAAGCCCTGTCTTGTAATGTGCACATTTCATTATTTGAATCCGATCGATCGGATGCAGGAATTCCATTGTTTGTGTTATCTGTCGAAGATGTTACTGCTTTGAGAATCAGTAACGAAAAGCTGAAAAGGTATACATATGAATTGGAGCGTAGCAATATAGCATTGGAAGAGTTCGCTTATATCTCATCTCATGACTTGCAGGAACCTCTTAGAAAGATTCAGGCATTTGGAGATAGATTGCTTCAAAGGCATGCAACGCATTTAACGGATCAAGGGAAGGATTATTTGGCTAGGATGCTAAATGCCGCGAGTCGTATGAGAAAATTAATCAATGGCTTGCTGTCCTATTCCAGAGTGGCAAATCAGCAGAATAATTTTCAGCTAGTGGATTTGAATTCTGTAATAAGGGAAGTGTTCTCTGATCTGGAAGTATTGGTTGAGCAAAACCATGCTAAAATCAATACGAAGAATTTGCCTAAAATTGAGGGGGATCCAACTTTGTTGAGACAGTTGTTTCAAAATTTGATAGCTAATGCCATCAAGTTCAAAAAGAGTGATCAAGAGCCAGTGGTTAGTATTGAAGGGTTTGATATCACTGATCCTAAAGCAAACCTTAAACACCAAAGTGTCAGCGCTAAAAATTTTGTGGTAATATTGGTGGAGGATAATGGAATAGGATTTAATACACTTTACCAAGATAAAATATTTCAATTATTTCAGAGATTGGAAGGAAATAAGCATGAAGGCTCGGGAATTGGTTTAGCGATTTGCAGAAAAATAGCTCAAATCCATGGAGGCGATATTGAAGTTGAAAGTCAAGAGGGGAAAGGGACAATTTTTAAGGTGATTTTGTCGTTATCTCAATTGGAGAGCAAATAG
- the gcvT gene encoding glycine cleavage system aminomethyltransferase GcvT, with amino-acid sequence METTELKKIALNDVHESLGAKMVPFAGYNMPVRYTSDLEEHLKVRESVGVFDVSHMGEFFLRGPKALDLIQRVTSNDASKLFDGKAQYSCLPNEDGGIVDDLLVYRISEEEYMLVVNASNIEKDWNWISERNTEGVEMVNLSDEYSLFAVQGPKAHEAMQSLTEVNLKEMVYYTFEIAKFAGQDDVIISATGYTGAGGFELYVKNEAAVEVFNSILEAGKDWGIQPIGLGARDTLRLEKGFCLYGNDIDDTTSPLEAGLGWVTKFTKEFTNSENLKKQKEEGVKRRLVGFVLEEKGIPRHGYDIVDAEGQIIGKVTSGSLSPCMNSIGIGLGYVTKENSKAESEIFIQVRKKQLKAKVVKLPIYNG; translated from the coding sequence ATGGAAACAACAGAGTTAAAGAAAATCGCCTTGAATGACGTTCATGAGAGCTTGGGCGCGAAAATGGTTCCTTTTGCTGGGTACAATATGCCTGTTAGATATACGTCTGATTTGGAGGAGCACCTTAAAGTAAGAGAAAGCGTTGGAGTGTTTGATGTTTCTCATATGGGTGAGTTTTTCCTAAGAGGCCCTAAAGCTTTGGATTTGATTCAAAGAGTTACATCTAATGATGCTTCTAAGCTTTTCGACGGGAAAGCGCAATACTCTTGCTTGCCTAACGAAGATGGAGGAATTGTTGACGATCTACTTGTGTACAGAATCAGTGAAGAAGAGTACATGCTAGTAGTTAACGCTTCAAATATAGAGAAAGATTGGAATTGGATTTCTGAACGCAATACTGAAGGCGTTGAAATGGTGAACTTGTCTGATGAGTATTCATTGTTTGCTGTTCAAGGGCCTAAGGCTCATGAGGCTATGCAGTCGTTGACTGAAGTGAACCTTAAAGAAATGGTTTACTATACATTCGAAATTGCTAAATTCGCTGGACAAGACGACGTGATCATTTCGGCTACAGGTTATACTGGCGCAGGCGGATTTGAGTTGTATGTAAAGAATGAAGCAGCCGTTGAGGTTTTCAATAGTATTTTGGAAGCTGGTAAGGATTGGGGAATTCAGCCAATTGGATTAGGGGCTAGAGATACTTTGAGATTGGAAAAAGGATTCTGTTTGTATGGAAACGATATAGACGATACTACTTCTCCGCTTGAAGCAGGTTTAGGATGGGTGACTAAATTCACAAAAGAATTTACAAATTCTGAAAACCTTAAGAAGCAAAAAGAAGAAGGTGTAAAAAGAAGATTGGTAGGCTTTGTATTGGAAGAAAAAGGTATTCCTAGACATGGTTATGATATCGTTGATGCTGAAGGACAGATCATAGGGAAGGTAACTTCTGGTTCTTTGTCTCCTTGCATGAACAGCATTGGTATCGGTTTGGGATATGTAACTAAGGAAAACAGCAAAGCTGAATCTGAGATCTTTATTCAAGTAAGAAAGAAGCAATTGAAAGCAAAAGTTGTGAAGCTTCCTATTTACAATGGATAA
- a CDS encoding DUF1573 domain-containing protein codes for MRINRYLAALALIMFQFQAFAQQGAKINFEETTYDFGKIKEGDGPVEHKFVFTNTGNIPLKIESVRASCGCTTPAWSKEPILPGKQGFILAKYNPKNRPGQFHKSLTITSNADPATTRVYIKGNVEAKPKTLEDEFPAEMGSLRVKYKTFNMGRINTEKPVEKKFIVANGGSKALTFTGKNTIPSFIKVKVEPSTIEPKQKATITLTYDAKSKDDYGFVTDNIILGTNDGTDPEKKFRVVSTIEEYFPKLTEEEKANAPKLTFEKKTYDFGTINASEKKTHEFTFTNTGKSNLTIRKTKTNCGCTVSKLSKTTIKPGQTGTIKVTFDPTGRSGNQYKTITVYSNDPSSPTQVLNIKANIK; via the coding sequence ATGAGAATAAATCGTTACTTGGCAGCGTTGGCGCTTATCATGTTTCAATTTCAAGCATTCGCGCAACAAGGAGCCAAAATCAATTTCGAAGAAACGACTTACGATTTCGGTAAAATCAAAGAAGGAGATGGTCCTGTTGAGCACAAATTTGTATTCACAAACACTGGCAACATCCCGTTGAAAATTGAATCTGTAAGAGCTTCATGCGGCTGTACAACACCAGCCTGGAGTAAAGAGCCTATCCTGCCGGGGAAACAAGGATTTATATTAGCCAAATACAACCCTAAAAACAGACCTGGACAATTTCACAAGTCGCTTACGATTACTTCAAACGCAGATCCAGCAACAACAAGAGTTTATATCAAAGGAAATGTGGAAGCTAAGCCTAAAACACTTGAAGATGAATTTCCTGCGGAAATGGGAAGCCTTCGTGTAAAATACAAAACGTTCAATATGGGACGAATTAACACGGAAAAGCCTGTTGAAAAAAAATTCATCGTAGCTAACGGAGGCAGCAAAGCACTTACTTTTACAGGTAAAAACACGATTCCTTCATTTATCAAAGTAAAAGTCGAGCCTTCAACAATCGAACCTAAACAAAAAGCAACTATCACCTTAACTTATGATGCTAAATCTAAGGATGATTATGGCTTTGTTACTGACAATATTATCTTAGGAACTAATGACGGCACTGATCCTGAAAAGAAGTTCAGAGTAGTCTCAACGATCGAAGAGTATTTTCCAAAACTAACGGAAGAAGAAAAAGCAAATGCACCAAAGCTGACTTTCGAAAAGAAAACATATGATTTTGGAACTATCAACGCTAGTGAGAAAAAAACTCATGAATTCACATTCACAAATACGGGCAAAAGCAACCTGACAATTCGTAAAACGAAAACAAACTGCGGTTGCACTGTATCTAAGCTTAGCAAAACGACAATCAAGCCTGGACAAACAGGAACTATCAAAGTAACTTTTGATCCAACTGGAAGATCAGGGAATCAATACAAAACGATCACTGTATATTCAAACGATCCTTCATCACCAACTCAAGTGTTGAACATCAAGGCTAATATTAAATAA
- a CDS encoding AraC family transcriptional regulator, translating to MIQYFKIDTDAIQKMSVQPVAPRQRAYYELMWVQKGNANFIIDTDKFSVASNAFFAISKDRFHQFLPDAHVEGQVIRFTEEMIDEFPKCLFSKFNNLAEIKVGGNDNEAFEMLFSLFSAEVAKKKGNMKVILLYLKAILYKLEGLKSVEKDSSLFMDQFDRFQMLIDQHLHTNHDVAFYADALNVSMKKLTQITKSVIAETPSSVISKRLIIEAKKLLAYSDESISSIAYDLGFDDNSYFSKFFKKKTKMLPKEFRKSLS from the coding sequence ATGATTCAATATTTTAAGATTGATACGGATGCAATTCAAAAAATGAGTGTGCAACCGGTTGCGCCACGTCAAAGAGCGTATTATGAGTTGATGTGGGTGCAAAAAGGGAATGCGAACTTTATCATAGACACGGACAAGTTTTCGGTTGCTTCGAATGCATTTTTCGCTATTTCAAAAGATCGGTTTCATCAATTTTTGCCAGATGCTCATGTTGAAGGCCAAGTGATTCGTTTTACAGAAGAAATGATAGATGAGTTTCCCAAGTGCTTATTCAGCAAGTTCAATAACTTGGCGGAAATTAAAGTGGGAGGCAATGACAATGAGGCTTTTGAGATGTTATTTAGCCTCTTTTCTGCTGAAGTGGCAAAGAAGAAAGGTAATATGAAAGTGATATTGCTTTATCTTAAGGCGATTTTATACAAATTGGAAGGCTTGAAATCTGTTGAAAAAGATTCATCGCTATTTATGGACCAATTTGATAGGTTTCAGATGCTGATTGATCAACATTTGCATACAAATCATGATGTAGCTTTTTATGCAGATGCTTTGAATGTAAGTATGAAAAAGCTGACCCAGATTACAAAAAGTGTCATAGCTGAAACCCCTTCATCAGTGATTTCCAAAAGATTGATAATAGAAGCCAAGAAGTTGTTGGCATATTCGGATGAATCAATTTCATCAATAGCTTATGATCTTGGATTTGATGATAACTCTTATTTTTCAAAATTTTTTAAGAAAAAAACGAAAATGCTGCCTAAGGAATTTAGAAAGAGTTTAAGTTGA